The Anaerolineales bacterium genome contains the following window.
ATCTGCGAGGGTAATCTGAACCGGTGTAAGAAGTGCCAATATCTCCTTGTGTTTATTGACAACAGCTTGTAACAAAGGATGATGTCCTTTTGTATGAGAGAAAACTTGATATATCTCGGGGGTATGGAATATATTCCCTTGTGGATTAAGGGCAACATAATCTCTCCATATATTTTCATCAAGTGAGTTTACGATTTGCAGGTTCATTGATATTTCCAAAGTTATTAACCCGTAGCATTACCCGGGTCGTTCACGTCTTCACATTTATAGCTGGTGCTGCTTTTTACCTACTCGCTCAACAAGCTCAACATATTCAGCACTGATCTTCGCCCAATTGTAACGCTGGTTAAAATTTTGGCTTCTACGGGCAAGTTCAGCCATTCGGTTGGGATTGTTATAAAGCATAAGAATACAACGAGTCAGGTCATCCACATTCCCAGGCTCAAAGAATTCCACGTTTGAATCACTGTGATAAATCTGATTAGCGGTGGTCCGAGCAGCAATCACAGGCAAGCCCAAAGCGGCATATTCCATTAATTTTGTAGACAATGCAGTATCGGTAAACACGTTACTACGGATCGGAACGACACCCAGGTGGCAAGACATTATGATCTCTGGAAGCTCCTCAACGAGATGTAAACCATCGATTGTAATGTGTCGATTCAACTTAAGTTCCTCGACCATTCGTACCATCTGGGGTAAGTACTCCCCATTTCCAATCAAGGACAAATGGATTCCGGGAATATCATGCCGGACCCGATCAATTGCCTGAATTACCAGATCCAACCCATTCCGCTGCACGAAGGTACCGTGGTAGATGAGGCGAAAGCTATTTCCCTTATGCGGTTGCGCTCGCTCTTGCTCTGATGGATGAAATATGTTTTCATCGGCGACATTCATCACCACACTACATTTTTTCTCCGGCAGGCCTCGTCTAATCAAGGCCTGCCGCCATAGCTCAGAGACTGTAATCACATGATCGGCAAACCGGCAAGCCAGACGCTCTTGTAAGCGGATCGAACGAGCCAAAAAGGAGCCTGTCTGTCCGAAACGCTCGGCGTAGAACTCAGGCATCAAATCATGCATATCAAGAATGATAGGAACCCGCAGCAGTTTGGGAATCAGGGCGCAAAAGACCAGAAAATCCGGCATGTTATGCACCTGAACTGTATCGTAACGACTCTGAAAGTGCAGTCTGGTAAGTTTGAAGGCAGCAGTGAAGAAGAAACGCAGGTATTTGAGGAACTTTTCGCCCAGTACGTTGCCCCTCAGCAGGGTGGTCAGGAGCCGATACCTCTCCCGATAGATCTTGACCCCTTTGTAGTCGTCAGTAGCAGGCTCACCCTTCAGGCGGATACAGATTACTTCCACATCAACGCCATGTTTTACTAAGGCCTCTGCCTCTCTCTGGACCCGGGATTCGCCCAAGGGGTAAGGAGCAAATACAACCATGCAGTGATGGGGAGATGGTTGGTTTACCTTGGACATTGATATTCAATAAAATAAAAGGGATTTATCAAGGCGTTATACAATGCAAGTCTCGGTTAGCAACTGGATTTTAATTGGTTAGATGAGAAGAAGGAGTATGAGCTACTTTTTATTTGGCGTATATTAATAGCAATGAAAACGGAATGTTATTTACTTAGATGTTTTATAGATTAACGATTTCTCCGGTTTCAAGGGAGAATTGCTTGATCGGATGGGCTGGTATGCCAACGACGACTGTACAAGGTGGTACATCTTTGGTGACTACAGCGCCAGACCCGACAATAGCTGAACGACCCACCGTAATATTTGGCAAAATGATGACACCTGCTCCAATCCAGGCGCCATCTTGAATGTTGATCGGACCAACATTTGCACCAAAGATTTTATACACATCCCTCGAGCTGGGAGCCCCTGAAGAAGTTATCAATGTAACACGTTGAGCAATCGTGACTTCGTTACCAATAAATACTTGCGGTTTCTGATATTGAGTATCCACAATGATGAGGTCTTCTCCAATATAAACGGGGGAACCAATAGTGTAACCCGCCATGCGCAATAAGGCGGCTCGCAGGTTATAACCCGGAATATTGCGTGCCAACAGTTTCAGTATTCTCTTAAAGAACGAACGAATCAATCGAAACATGTATCATTTCCTAATGTAGAGGCAGTTCGTTATTTCCCATTCTTGTGCAAACTATAGGATGTGTGTGAACCCATCCCGGTGATCGCCCGAGCGAGTATAAATTAAATAAATGATTCCCTTCGCCCTTGCGGCAATAGTGGATTCGGTATCATTTCGAGTAAATGTCAGGATAAGGCTGCATCGACGGTCTTGGGGAGACAGCAGATGTACCTTAGATTGATTTGACTGGGCATAAAGCGACCATGGAACACGAAGAATCGCAAGAAGCAGCGGCAACCTAATGGGCGTTTATAGCTTGGGCGACTAATTCATCCAGTTTAGCAGCCTGGAGGGTCCACTGTTGCCTCTTCTCGTCTCGAAGCACAGCGATTTCTCTTTTCAAGCGCACACGCTCATTCATCATCAATAGGATCCCATCGCGGATGCCATCGCTGGTGTTGTTCACATATACTGTTCCCTTTGGGAAGAATTCACGCAGGAATGGCCAGTCGGAGGTAATCAGTGGTTGACCAATCGATACTGCTTCAACGCCTCCCAACTGTAATGTATGGTTGCGTGTGGTGAGCGCCATGATCACATCCACTGCTCTAAGCAAGCCAATATACTGCGCGTCAGAAAGAAAACCAGTGCACGTAACATTGGTCGGGAGAGAATCGTGAAAGCTTTTTGGTTTATTTTTGGCATCTCCAGTGATATAAACGTGGACTTGTGGTAATTCAGTGGCAGCCCTAACGACAGCCTCTAGTGGCTCATCTGGCGAAAATGTACTGATAAACGCGAGGCGAAATCCCGTCCCCGCAGAGAACGCTTCGACAGTAGGTAAAGCCAAAAATGGATCGCCCATTATTAAGGCATGAGCGCCCCATGAACTGACGATGTCGGCCCAATGCTGAGTGGTCACAATGTTTGTCACGGCGCGCCGCGCCAACAGTTTCTGAATCGGCAATGCCCATTCCCAAACGTGATCAAATGCCGCACTGTGGTGATCAAACACAAATTTTGTGCGCGTAATATAACAATAAATGCCTACCACAAGGCCGCAGATCACAGGGGGGTTCTGAACATGAACAGCTCTGGGTCGCTCTGTGAACAGCGCCTGCAGCGTGCGGAGGGCTTGCAACACATACCTGGCTGGCGTATAAATTGGCGTTTGGAAACGGGGATAATAGATACAATGTAGTTTGCCCTGGAACGCTTTGGCAAACACCTCACTCCTGCGGCTGTGAGGCGCCCAAACGATAAATGCCCAAGGCACTCCGTCACTCATTACGCCCCCTATTGATCTGGCTCATTCTTGTTGTTCCGGTTCTCCTGATCATGATTCGCAAATGAACAACCGACTCTAGTCATCAATGAATCATCTCAAAAAGCAAGGGTAGGAGGCTTCTCTCCAGGCAATAAGCATGATTCAAAGAGCTTTGCCAATTGTGATGCATTGCCGTCCACATCAAACTCACGCATCACTTTCTGGCGACCATTTTTACCTAGCTGCAGACATAGTTCTTTATCTTCGATCAACCGTTGAATGGCGTCTGCCAGGGCAATAGCATCTTTTTCAGATACTAGAAGGCCACTTTCTCCGTCTTGGATGAGCTCTGGAATGCCCGACACTCGTGTCGACACAACCGCGATTTCACAAGCCATGGCTTCCATCAGGGCGACGGGAATGCCATCCATGTCACCATTCCGGGCAACGATGCATGGTAAAACGAAGATATCAGCCTGGTTGAGGTAATCTCTGACCTGTTCTATGAAGATTGCGCCTGGCAGGTCAACGATCTCCTTCAGGCCATATTGATCGATCAACCGCTGAATTATGGGCTTCTGTGGCCCATCTCCCGCAAGTACACATTGAAAGCTTACGCCGCGTCCTTTCAGCAATCGGCAGGCTTCAATCAAATAAAGTGCGCCTTTGCGTTCCTCAAGTTGCGATACAAAAAAGATAAATGGGACAATATTCGCAGGTCGCGGATAGGGTGGTGAAAACTGGCCGGGAGAAATGCCACAGTGAACGATGTGGGTTTTTCCTCTCCAACTTTCTCCTGGGACCAGGCGCAACAGATATTCTTGGCTAAATCTGGAGATGACGGCGATGAAGCGCGACTCCCGCACCTTCTCTTTTAACAACAGCCGATCAGTAAAAAATATGTTGTGCGCCGTGAAACTGAACGATATATTCAGTAGCCGGGCCACGATCAGTGCAATGCTGGCGGCGTTAATGGTGAAATGAGCGTGCAGATGCTGAATGTTCCGCTGCTGTACCTCCTTGGCAAGGTAAACTGCTTCGCCAAAATGATACACCGTGCGGAGCCGGTTTTTCCAGCTCTCCCCTGGTCGCGTTAGAACAAAAAGCGCCGTGCCGATGTAATTTATCGGACGAGTTAGCAGAAAATATATGTGCCGCTGTAAGAATCTGGGCCACGAAATCGGAAAAATATAGCAGGTGGTATCCATCAATGGCTGAGATTCCGGTGAAAGTTTACTTGCCGTTGGCTTCCAGACAGAAAACGTTGTAATGTCGAACCCGCAATGCTGCAGGGCCAGTACTTCTCGATAGATAAAAGTTGTTGTTAGACTAGGATACGTTTGCAGGATATAGCCAATCGATGCATCTGTCTTTTTCAAAGAGAGGGTCTTCTTTTTTAGCGTAAAATATCGGGCAAGTAAACCAGCGGGAGCACACCGGTAAACTCGAACGCGCCGATGTCCGGTTTCTCGTCCTTATAATCCCATGGGGCGCGATCATTAAATCCTGTTATCACACACCCGAAGTCAATCTCCGGGCTTCCAACTTGCAAGGTGAAATCTGGATTGAACCGGGTAAGGTTGTTGGAAATGCCATGCAGCTCTTGTCCCGTATAGGAGCGGAAACTGGCCAGCTCTTGATAGACGCCATTTCCCAATGGTCCGCCAGTATTTGACCATTTTATGAAATCGTTATCCTTGGTAGATCCGGGATTGTGCAAATTATCGCAGTCCATAGAATGACCAGCAGTTGTGTTGGGTAGAGACAGTTGAAACACCTTCCGGGTGACAGCCCATAAATTATTGCGCGAGACGATACCGGAAAAATAGATACCGCCCGCATCCTGGATGCCATTGCCGTTTAGGGGCGAGTCTGGAAGCGAGATGGTATTGTGATAGAAATAAACTCGTCCAGCCCCAAGGTCGTTCACAGTAGACCCGACCTTAAAAGCAAACTCGCTAGAATAAACTAGCCCGTCTGAATCAACACGCCCCTGCGGGTCACGCCCGCCAATAATGAGATTCCGAAACACATAAATTGGTCCAGCATTTGTGGAGGTACCCCGGAACCAGTCCTGGTTGGAGACGCCATCCATGCAGTCGCGAATGGTATTCCTCCACACGCGAATATTGTAGCTGGGCTCATTATCTACCTCAATACCATCGTCCATATAATCTTCAATCAGATTGTCATACACATCGGTGTCGTGCGATTGGAATTGCACCTCGATCGCATCCGACCCTCCGTTGAAGTGGTTGCGCCGGACCACGTTACCGGGCTGAGCCCAGATCACCGCCACACCACCAGCCCAGGCGTAGCTGTATTGCGCTTGCCAATTCCAACCATTATCTTTATAGCCGCGTTCGTAGAAGGCGTTATCCTGGATCAGATTATTCGATGACGCGGGCTCATCCCAATGACCCACAAAGACGCCATATTTGCTGCCGTGAAAGGTGTTACCTTCGATGATGTTATTATCAGCTCCCGTCGCGCCCGGCACGCCGTAGGGCTTGCGCAGGTACAGGCTGTATTGGCTGTAGTAACGGATCTCGAGATTGCGAACACGAACATAATCTGCCCCTGTCAGCAGCAATGCCGTCGAATAGCGGGAAACCTGTATCTCGTGGTTGTCGGGATCATCACCTTCGTAGGTAGTAACGTAGAGACGGCCGAGGGTATGGACGCTGTCGCAGCTATAGAAAGCCTTGCCAGGCGGAGCTGCAAGGAATTGATTCCATTCGCTGCTGCCATGATTGTAAACAAGAAATCGCACACTATCGCCATTACGCTGCTCGCCGATGTAGTTGGGCAGCGAACCCCCGCTATAGCAGGTCTTATCGCCCCATGTAAGGTCGGTGTAGTAGATATTACCCTGATAGTTATGCCAGTTATCTATGCCTGGATTATTGATGGCAGGGTCAGACCCGTCCAGTGCGACTTGAGCGCCGGGGTCGGCTTCGATGGTCAGGTAGTGACCCGGTGTACCCGAGTTGTTTTCTGACAGCACAACTGATGTGTAGTATATGCCCGCACGGATGCGGATCGTATCGCCAGGTGAGGCCGCGTTTATCACGGTTTGCAGGTTGCCGTTGTCCGGCACGTAGCGGACGGTTCCACCGCTCCCAACGTCGGGGTAGTCAGGTCGCGTGTTGATCATTCCAGTCTTGCTGGAAGGCGATACTCCATCGGGGTCGGAAAATTGCACTTCGATGTCATAGGCTACGCCTGGCGAAAGCGACACCACGCTGCCGCGCCACTGGCGCGCGGAGCGATCCACGTAAAGCTCATGCCCGGCCAGCCAGGATGCTGAACCGCTTGGCCGATAGCGTAAGGAAGCCGCGCTATTCTGGTTATCGTCGCCCGTATAAGGCGCAACCACGCCGATGCTTTCAATCGTCGCATTTATCGATAATTCACCCGGAGAGGTCGAATTGGCTTGCGGCATCTGGCCGGCTCTCCCCAGCATCGAAATCAAGTACATGCCGATGAAAACCAGTTGTTTGATCATTTGCCTCCATCGTGTTACCGTCCGCTATCATCACAGACTTCTTAGTATAATCGCTGGCGGTCATAAACACAACGTCAGGGAAGGAGGCCATATAAGCCAACAATTCTTCAGTGTGGGCTAAATGGCGGTGGCGGTCCGACTTGAGCAGATTGCGCAACCGCAGGCCATTAGCTCGGATGTATGAAGGAGAAAAGTACTTCCGTTGCAGCGGCTCCAGTGCTTTACCTTTGCCCATCGGAGCGAACTCTATCGGGTGCGCCAGGTAAACGATTGGCTTGCCCGTTCGGCGCGCTTCTGCATAGAGAATCCGGAAGAAACGCTTCATGGACGACAGTCCTGCAGCGTAGAGCATGGAAGAAATGAACGGTGCAATCAGCGCTGATACAGGGATCTCCAAGATCGGAACATTCCCCCGCCTGAAGGCGCTGCTTTGGTGGGGGTAATACGGGCGGCGTGGGGCACCAAGCCAGCCGAAATTGATGAGATTGGAGCTCACCAGGTCCATGCGTTGCGAACAGACCGAGCTATCCGACCAATAGCCCTGTTCAGCAAGCAGCTTAAGCGTTTGAGAGGAGGTCTTGACGCGCGGGCTACGGAAGGAGCGTACAGGCTCATCCAGCACAGATAGCAATGCATCCGTCGCCCGACAAATATAATCGCGCTGCAAGCCTTCTGGCATGCGGTTGTAATTCTCTTCGTCGCCGTGGGTGAACCCATGACAACCTATCTCGTGACCCAGAGCCCGCATTTTCATAAAATCTTCAGCGTATTCGTGCGCCGGCTGGGCCGTAAAATAGAAGGTAGCGGGAATGCTGTACCGCTGGCACATGTCCAACGTGACCCATAGCGCTTTTTGCCGCCGGTCGAACGGCATCCACGGGTCAGGGTCAACGTCCCAGGTGATCAGCACAGGGACGGAAGGGCGTGATGTGCTTTTGGTGTTCATCACCCTGCCCTGCTCATCAACAGATTTTCATACAAGGTAGCATATTGTAGCGCCACACAAGCGAGGGAATATTTTTCTTCCACTGTCTTAAGTGCTTCCCGACCCAGATCCTGTCGTAACTCCTCGTTCCCCGCCAGCGCAGCGATAGCCTGGGCTAAAGCCTGGTCGTCGTCCGGCGTTACAAGCAACCCATTACGCCCATGCCGGATCAGGTTGTTGTTCCCGGGGATATCGGTGGCGATGCAGGGCAAGCCGCACGCCATGGCCTCTAAAAGAGCATTCGACATGCCCTCAGACAGCGACGGCAGTACAAAGCAGTCACACTCTTTAAGGAGAGTATCCACATGATCGAGGTGCCCCAGGAATTCCACACGCTGATCGATCCCAAGCTCATTCGCCATGATTTGCAGCTCCTGCTCAATCGGTCCCGTTCCGGCTAGTTTGAGTCGCCATGAAAGGTCGGGTCTTTCTTGCGCAAGACGGCCGAGCGCCATGAGCAGAGTGCCAATCCCTTTCTGAGGATGGAGCCGGCCCACAAACGCAATACTCATCGGCGTGTGTCGAGAATAGCTGCGCTGCTTAGAGAGAGGTTCTATTTCTACTCCGTTTGGAATGAAAACAACCCTATCCTTGGGTAGGCCAAGGGAGACCATCTCATCAGCGATTTGTAGATTCAACGCGACAATGGCATTGACACCGCGCAACGTGCTCACCACAAAATCCTGGAACCAAATGTCGCGACCCCTTCTCAGCCTTTTGGCATCTCCATACCTGCCACTGGCCATAGGGCGAATCAGGACCGGCTTTTTTAGCCACTGGCCAGCCAGCACGCCAATGGAGGCTTCAACTAGGGCTGATTGACAATGGAGCAGGTCATACTCGTTTCGATGCCAGAGCAGGTACAAAAAGAGTGAGAGCAGGTAGGCATAGAAACCAAATTTCCGTAAGCCCTTTACGCCAAACGCCCCCCATGCCGTAAAATGCCGGTCGACAGAAACGCCCTGAATGACCTCGTGGCGTGGCTGGCCCCATTCCCATAACCCGGTCACGATCCTGATCGAAACTCCCATTCTTTGTAGCTCGCTAGCCAGCCTGAGGGCCTGGCGTTCCGCGCCGCCGATAGGCAGTGATGGAATGTAGAACTCTCGCAGCAGAATGAGAACACTCATAAGCTCAAGCACTTATTTCTATCAATGCTAATGCTACATCTCCGCCTGGCATAATTTTGTGGCTCCCATTTCCTGGTCGACAGAATTGTCGCCCTTGACAACTTGCCATCTCATTTCTCGCAAGAAGAATTAGTCGATTTGATATTGTGTTGATCCTAAATAAACCAGAACGCCGCCCTTGGGAAGAACCAACCAGAAGATCCGGGGCTGTCAATCCTCTTATGAACCGGTCCATGTGACAATTATCTTTCCAGTGGCGGCATCGAATGCATTGTGTGTTGAGAACATTAAACCGATTTTCAATGCTTGCGAATGGTTATCAGTTTTGGAAGGATTACATGGTAATGTTAAACGAATAGGAAACCGAAAGCTTGAAGTCTTGTTACCCCCTCTCTCCCCACAACTTTTGAGTAAATTCTGTGCGTAAAAGCTCCCGATCACTGCCTTCTATCTGGAACAAGCTCCGGGAGTTACGCTTATTTCACACATTTAGTGTCTTGATTGGTGAATAGAGTCCTAATTAGAATCTCCCATTCGAGCATAGAACACATTCGTTAAGGTTTTTCAATTATATAGAACAGATTTCTGTGGTTGAATGTCAATCGCCCGAATGAAACCAGGTACAAAGCCCATAGAAATGCTCTCGCCAGAAACCATACAGCCCGTTTTTTTATTGGAAGTCCATCTATTCTATATTCG
Protein-coding sequences here:
- a CDS encoding galactoside O-acetyltransferase; translated protein: MFRLIRSFFKRILKLLARNIPGYNLRAALLRMAGYTIGSPVYIGEDLIIVDTQYQKPQVFIGNEVTIAQRVTLITSSGAPSSRDVYKIFGANVGPINIQDGAWIGAGVIILPNITVGRSAIVGSGAVVTKDVPPCTVVVGIPAHPIKQFSLETGEIVNL
- a CDS encoding colanic acid biosynthesis glycosyltransferase WcaL → MDTTCYIFPISWPRFLQRHIYFLLTRPINYIGTALFVLTRPGESWKNRLRTVYHFGEAVYLAKEVQQRNIQHLHAHFTINAASIALIVARLLNISFSFTAHNIFFTDRLLLKEKVRESRFIAVISRFSQEYLLRLVPGESWRGKTHIVHCGISPGQFSPPYPRPANIVPFIFFVSQLEERKGALYLIEACRLLKGRGVSFQCVLAGDGPQKPIIQRLIDQYGLKEIVDLPGAIFIEQVRDYLNQADIFVLPCIVARNGDMDGIPVALMEAMACEIAVVSTRVSGIPELIQDGESGLLVSEKDAIALADAIQRLIEDKELCLQLGKNGRQKVMREFDVDGNASQLAKLFESCLLPGEKPPTLAF